One genomic segment of Hydrocarboniclastica marina includes these proteins:
- a CDS encoding DUF3775 domain-containing protein, with protein MLTVNADVVCRLIELSQIFHGQEGLVVPDEMDNAALKDSVSIADSPADDAPRQMMASHGDETALEEFRTIINGMDPDQQQEIVALLWLGREDYAFGEWEAIVEQARDQWTPDTAEYLIDHPLLAAYLQDGLELHGYDCSDAKRSL; from the coding sequence ATGCTTACGGTCAATGCTGATGTTGTCTGCCGCCTGATCGAACTGTCGCAGATTTTTCATGGGCAGGAAGGCCTGGTCGTGCCAGACGAAATGGACAATGCTGCGCTGAAAGACAGCGTCTCGATAGCAGATAGCCCGGCTGATGATGCGCCTAGGCAAATGATGGCCAGCCATGGTGATGAAACAGCGCTCGAGGAATTCAGGACCATCATCAACGGCATGGACCCTGACCAACAGCAGGAAATTGTCGCGCTGCTGTGGCTCGGCCGGGAAGATTATGCGTTTGGTGAGTGGGAGGCTATTGTCGAGCAGGCGCGGGACCAGTGGACGCCAGATACTGCCGAATATTTGATTGACCATCCGCTTTTGGCAGCCTATCTGCAGGACGGCCTGGAACTGCACGGGTATGACTGCAGTGATGCCAAGAGATCGCTTTGA
- a CDS encoding SDR family oxidoreductase — MDDKVFLITGASSGIGAATARAAAKAGYRVVLAARTEQKLESLVAELGGEDRALAVGCDVQKNEDQAALVQRALDRFGRIDVAFANAGRGGEPGGFSSADSDVWRDMILTNIYGVGLTLQHCLPALRKSRGHVLLTGSAAGRATIPGSMYSATKWAVTAIGYGVREELRGSGVRVTLIEPGMVDTAFFDQTPHNAMVPDDIARAVMYAVSQPRHVDVNEILVRPTPETDS; from the coding sequence ATGGACGATAAGGTTTTTCTGATAACCGGCGCGTCAAGCGGCATTGGCGCAGCAACTGCAAGGGCCGCGGCAAAGGCCGGATACCGCGTTGTTCTGGCTGCCCGCACGGAACAGAAGCTTGAATCGCTTGTGGCCGAACTCGGGGGTGAGGACAGGGCGCTCGCAGTCGGCTGCGATGTTCAGAAGAATGAAGATCAGGCCGCGCTGGTGCAAAGAGCGCTCGACCGTTTTGGCCGAATTGACGTCGCTTTCGCAAACGCCGGGCGTGGCGGAGAGCCGGGCGGGTTCAGCAGCGCTGATTCTGATGTCTGGCGGGACATGATTCTCACCAATATCTACGGTGTCGGCCTTACGTTACAGCACTGCCTGCCTGCTCTGCGCAAGAGTCGCGGCCACGTGCTGCTAACAGGCTCTGCCGCAGGCAGGGCCACGATTCCAGGCTCCATGTACAGCGCTACCAAGTGGGCCGTCACCGCGATCGGATATGGCGTGCGCGAAGAGCTGCGAGGCAGCGGCGTGCGCGTCACGCTAATAGAGCCAGGAATGGTCGACACCGCTTTCTTCGACCAGACACCCCATAACGCCATGGTTCCTGACGACATTGCGCGCGCTGTGATGTACGCCGTGAGTCAGCCCCGGCACGTGGATGTCAACGAGATCCTCGTGCGGCCTACACCTGAAACAGATTCCTGA
- a CDS encoding ACP phosphodiesterase, whose protein sequence is MNYLAHLYLAQPNVESRVGNLLGDFARGVDVSTLPQGIRAGLYNHRAVDAFTDRHPSVSGARTLFSRQRRRFAGVALDVLFDHFLIRHWASFSTADYPAYVAELYDDLNKGHALMPVQMSLTVNRLTQHDWLNAYASLDQIGRALDRIAARVRFDNRFGGIIEEIRTHETALERIFLEFFPVLTEHVQRQRLEAPGSALQPG, encoded by the coding sequence ATGAACTATTTGGCTCACCTCTACCTGGCCCAGCCAAACGTTGAGTCCCGCGTGGGAAACCTGCTGGGTGATTTTGCCCGGGGAGTGGATGTCAGCACTCTGCCACAAGGAATTCGGGCCGGGCTCTACAACCATCGCGCAGTGGATGCGTTCACCGATAGACATCCATCTGTTTCCGGGGCCAGGACGCTGTTTTCGAGGCAGCGCCGAAGGTTTGCAGGCGTTGCGCTGGATGTACTCTTTGATCATTTCCTTATCCGCCATTGGGCATCTTTTTCCACGGCAGATTATCCGGCTTATGTCGCTGAGCTCTATGACGACCTGAACAAAGGGCATGCGTTAATGCCAGTCCAGATGAGCCTCACCGTAAACCGGCTGACACAGCACGACTGGCTGAACGCTTACGCCTCTCTTGACCAGATCGGCAGGGCCTTGGACCGGATTGCGGCACGGGTTCGTTTTGATAACCGGTTCGGCGGAATCATTGAAGAGATTCGCACTCATGAGACAGCGCTGGAGCGTATTTTCCTTGAGTTTTTCCCTGTGCTTACCGAGCACGTCCAGCGCCAGAGGCTGGAGGCGCCTGGCAGCGCCCTGCAGCCCGGATAA
- a CDS encoding ATP-grasp domain-containing protein: MKKNVFVPALTDLQREELETVHGIGDVAFHGLLEVERLVDQPETLDFDTVLADARRELKAFDGSIDGIIAHWDFPTSVLVPMLCKDYGIPSPSLESVLKCEHKYWSRVEQEKSVPEFIPRFSSFDPFDDDALSKIELEFPFWVKPVKAFASQLGFMIENEEQFREAIKETREKIGQFGDPFEQAMAHADVPAEITALGGSACIAEEIIAGIQSAPEGTVFDGKFNVHGTLDMLPDDVGKSFGRLVYPSTLPEKVQARMHDCCERFLKHIGFDDGCFNAEFMWDEARDKLWLIEVNTRISQSHSEMFIKVDGESNHRVAIDVALGIPPDMPRGKGGFKVAAKCQINYYGQDAIAKRVPTEAELSALERRFPRSAFVIELEEGMRLSDLPNQNTRAFHLGDIYIGAQSHEELVQNFNNCMASLSFDLEPVKHED, translated from the coding sequence ATGAAGAAGAACGTATTTGTACCAGCACTGACTGATTTGCAGCGCGAAGAGCTCGAGACCGTGCACGGCATTGGCGATGTTGCCTTCCACGGTCTACTTGAGGTTGAGCGGCTGGTCGATCAGCCAGAGACACTGGACTTCGACACCGTCCTTGCAGATGCACGCCGCGAACTCAAGGCGTTTGATGGCAGCATTGACGGGATCATCGCTCACTGGGATTTTCCAACCAGTGTTCTCGTGCCAATGTTGTGCAAGGACTACGGAATACCCTCGCCCTCACTCGAAAGCGTTCTCAAGTGCGAACACAAGTACTGGAGCCGGGTCGAGCAGGAGAAAAGCGTCCCCGAGTTTATTCCCCGGTTCAGCAGTTTCGATCCATTTGATGACGATGCGCTTTCCAAAATAGAACTGGAGTTTCCGTTCTGGGTTAAACCCGTCAAAGCCTTCGCTTCCCAATTGGGCTTCATGATTGAAAACGAAGAGCAGTTCAGGGAAGCAATAAAAGAAACCCGGGAGAAAATCGGCCAGTTCGGCGATCCCTTCGAGCAGGCAATGGCCCATGCCGACGTTCCCGCGGAAATCACAGCCTTGGGAGGCAGCGCTTGCATTGCTGAAGAAATAATCGCCGGTATCCAGTCCGCGCCCGAAGGCACTGTATTTGACGGTAAATTCAACGTACACGGGACACTTGATATGCTCCCGGACGATGTGGGCAAGAGCTTCGGGCGACTGGTGTATCCTTCAACGCTGCCTGAAAAGGTGCAGGCACGCATGCACGATTGCTGCGAGCGCTTCCTGAAACATATCGGGTTTGACGACGGCTGCTTCAACGCCGAGTTCATGTGGGACGAAGCCAGGGACAAGCTCTGGCTGATTGAAGTGAACACCCGCATCTCCCAATCCCACAGCGAAATGTTCATCAAGGTCGACGGCGAGTCCAATCACCGGGTTGCTATCGACGTGGCCTTGGGGATTCCGCCCGACATGCCCCGCGGTAAGGGCGGGTTCAAAGTGGCGGCGAAGTGCCAGATCAACTACTACGGTCAGGATGCGATCGCGAAACGCGTGCCCACGGAGGCCGAACTTTCGGCACTGGAACGTCGTTTCCCCCGGTCAGCGTTTGTTATCGAGCTAGAGGAGGGCATGCGGCTCAGTGACCTGCCGAACCAGAACACCCGGGCGTTTCACCTGGGCGATATCTATATCGGTGCCCAGAGTCATGAAGAGTTGGTACAGAACTTCAACAACTGTATGGCCAGCCTGAGTTTTGACCTTGAGCCGGTTAAACACGAAGATTGA
- the recQ gene encoding DNA helicase RecQ has product MTSSIPPSPERPFQDQPFHDEASPGARPLTPAPQVRSPQRILEETFGYKTFRGSQKEIIDEVMAGRDALVLMPTGGGKSLCYQVPAMARPGVGIIVSPLIALMQDQVDALCQLGVRAALLNSTLEAPEAWSTEQALLSGELDLLYVAPERLIQPRMLDLLARAPLALFAIDEAHCVSQWGHDFRSDYLQLNLLHERFPHVPRIALTATADERTRREIAVRLELEQARHFVAGFDRPNIQYRITPKTQVRQQLLSFLRAEHMGDAGIVYCLSRKKVEQTADWLTTQGLTALPYHAGLSAEMRALHQRRFLREEGIIIVATIAFGMGIDKPDVRFVAHLDLPKSVEAYYQETGRAGRDGLPATAWMAYGLQDVITLRQMLEGSPGHEDFKRVERARLEAMLGLCEMVSCRRQALLRYFGETGTPPCGNCDTCLTPVKTRDATTEVQKALSCVYRTGQRFGVNHLIDVLRGSQGEKIKQFGHDQVSTFGIGAETSAQQWRAIFRQLVAKGLLEVDLEGFGGLRLTEACRPILKGEQHIELAEDAPAKASRSSRGSSSKKEILDLSPAEMMQWEALRACRKRLADEQGVPPYVIFHDATLLEILRGAPQTLDDLQTINGVGERKLEKYGADFLEVTRGG; this is encoded by the coding sequence ATGACCTCATCGATACCGCCCTCGCCAGAGAGGCCTTTTCAGGACCAGCCTTTTCACGACGAGGCTTCGCCAGGCGCGCGGCCGTTAACGCCTGCGCCGCAAGTACGGTCACCCCAACGTATTCTCGAAGAGACCTTCGGCTACAAGACGTTCAGGGGCTCCCAGAAAGAGATAATTGATGAAGTCATGGCTGGTCGCGATGCCCTGGTGCTGATGCCGACCGGGGGCGGCAAGTCGCTGTGCTACCAGGTGCCAGCCATGGCGCGGCCGGGGGTTGGCATCATCGTCTCGCCGTTGATTGCTTTGATGCAGGACCAGGTCGATGCGCTCTGTCAGTTAGGTGTCAGAGCCGCGCTTCTTAACTCCACCCTTGAAGCTCCGGAGGCGTGGAGCACTGAACAGGCGCTATTGAGTGGTGAACTGGACCTGCTCTATGTCGCCCCGGAACGCCTGATTCAGCCGCGCATGCTTGATCTGCTGGCCCGCGCGCCCCTGGCTCTGTTTGCGATCGACGAAGCCCATTGCGTCTCCCAGTGGGGGCATGATTTTCGCTCCGACTACCTACAGCTAAACCTCCTGCATGAGCGTTTTCCTCACGTACCGCGAATTGCATTGACGGCTACCGCTGATGAACGGACCCGGCGGGAAATAGCAGTGCGGCTCGAACTGGAACAGGCCCGCCATTTCGTGGCCGGCTTCGACCGACCCAACATCCAGTACCGCATAACCCCGAAAACCCAGGTGCGGCAGCAACTGCTGAGCTTTCTTCGGGCCGAACACATGGGCGATGCCGGCATCGTCTATTGCCTGTCGCGTAAAAAGGTTGAGCAGACAGCGGATTGGTTGACCACCCAGGGCCTGACCGCGCTGCCCTATCATGCCGGGCTTTCCGCTGAGATGCGGGCTTTGCACCAGCGGCGATTCCTGCGGGAGGAAGGGATCATCATCGTCGCTACCATTGCGTTTGGTATGGGCATCGACAAACCAGACGTACGATTCGTAGCCCACCTTGACCTCCCGAAAAGTGTCGAGGCCTACTATCAGGAGACTGGCCGGGCAGGTCGTGACGGGCTGCCTGCAACTGCCTGGATGGCTTACGGCCTGCAGGATGTCATTACCCTCAGACAGATGTTAGAGGGCTCTCCCGGCCATGAGGACTTCAAGCGCGTGGAGCGTGCCCGGCTGGAAGCCATGCTGGGGCTTTGCGAAATGGTCAGCTGCCGGCGACAGGCGCTTTTGCGCTATTTCGGTGAGACAGGGACGCCACCGTGCGGTAATTGCGATACCTGCCTGACACCTGTCAAAACCCGCGATGCCACGACGGAAGTTCAAAAGGCGCTTTCCTGTGTCTATCGGACAGGTCAGCGTTTTGGCGTTAACCACCTGATCGATGTACTGCGGGGCAGCCAGGGCGAAAAAATAAAGCAGTTCGGGCATGACCAGGTGAGCACCTTTGGGATAGGCGCTGAAACTTCTGCCCAGCAGTGGCGGGCCATTTTTCGGCAACTGGTGGCGAAAGGCCTCCTGGAGGTGGACCTGGAGGGGTTCGGCGGCTTGCGGCTAACTGAAGCTTGCCGCCCCATCCTGAAAGGCGAACAACATATCGAGCTCGCCGAAGATGCCCCCGCAAAAGCGTCCAGGTCATCCAGGGGCTCCAGCAGCAAGAAAGAAATTCTGGACCTGTCGCCGGCTGAGATGATGCAGTGGGAAGCACTGAGAGCCTGTCGCAAGCGTCTGGCCGACGAGCAAGGCGTCCCGCCCTACGTGATCTTCCACGATGCAACGCTGCTGGAGATACTGCGCGGCGCGCCGCAAACGCTGGATGATCTCCAGACTATCAATGGTGTAGGCGAGCGTAAGCTGGAAAAGTACGGAGCCGATTTCCTTGAGGTTACGCGCGGCGGCTGA
- the wrbA gene encoding NAD(P)H:quinone oxidoreductase: MTTQIQVVFYSMYGHIHTLAEAIARGARSVPDTDVKVMQVPELLPDDVAEKSGAKKAREAFSEIPVARPEDLLDADGILFGTPTRYGNMAAQMRNFLDQTGGMWAKGAFNGKVGGAFTSTASQHGGQETTLTSFHTTLFHLGMVVVGVPYAEQRLTSIDEVSGGTPYGASTIAGGDGSRQPSENELAIAEYQGKHLAEVTRALKLGRAQ, from the coding sequence ATGACGACACAGATACAGGTTGTTTTCTACAGCATGTATGGGCACATACACACCTTGGCAGAGGCTATTGCCCGTGGGGCGCGCAGCGTGCCGGACACCGACGTGAAAGTGATGCAGGTGCCGGAATTGCTTCCCGACGATGTCGCCGAAAAAAGCGGCGCCAAAAAAGCTCGGGAAGCGTTCTCCGAAATTCCCGTGGCCCGCCCGGAGGACCTGCTCGACGCAGACGGGATACTCTTCGGTACGCCGACCCGCTACGGCAATATGGCTGCCCAGATGCGCAACTTTCTCGACCAGACCGGGGGTATGTGGGCAAAGGGTGCTTTCAACGGGAAGGTAGGCGGCGCCTTTACCAGCACCGCGTCCCAGCACGGGGGCCAGGAAACCACACTGACAAGTTTTCATACAACCCTGTTTCACCTGGGCATGGTGGTGGTTGGGGTGCCTTACGCTGAGCAGCGCCTTACCTCGATAGACGAAGTAAGCGGCGGCACGCCCTATGGCGCGAGCACCATAGCCGGCGGTGACGGCTCTCGACAGCCCTCTGAGAATGAGCTGGCCATAGCTGAGTATCAGGGCAAGCATCTGGCCGAAGTCACCCGCGCGCTCAAGCTCGGCCGTGCGCAGTAA
- a CDS encoding 1-acyl-sn-glycerol-3-phosphate acyltransferase has protein sequence MEQFDAIRPYRDDEVAGVIQQLLVDQEFLNLASSRQVPRLARFAPAVARALVSYWLKRKYGAINSIASLQSELAQFVEQLIQVSTSRVTQSGLEKLDPTKAYLFLSNHRDIVFDPMIVNYLLFQQGMETARIAIGDNLLQNHVFAELMRLNKSFLVRRNMTSAREMRDAFFTLSSFISHCIENRHSVWIAQREGRAKSGLDHTDPAIIKMFYMSRKKEPVPFSEAMNQLSIVPVSISYELDPCDGAKARELEIRERTGQYTKAPDEDTQQILLGLSGQKGHVHVHFGEVITDAPDQPVALAGQIDREINGNYMLHATNWAAYRLLNSATSAVPETMPIPLPTAERLNRATELLEQRFAAYDPNLRPYLLTMYANPVAQALAHYAEHRSA, from the coding sequence ATGGAACAATTCGACGCTATCCGGCCTTATCGTGATGACGAGGTAGCCGGTGTTATTCAGCAGTTACTAGTGGATCAGGAATTCCTGAACCTTGCGAGCAGCCGCCAGGTACCGCGTCTGGCACGTTTTGCGCCCGCGGTTGCCCGCGCCCTGGTCAGCTACTGGCTCAAACGCAAGTACGGGGCCATAAATTCCATTGCGTCGTTACAATCAGAGTTGGCGCAGTTCGTTGAGCAGTTGATACAGGTTTCCACTAGCAGGGTGACCCAATCCGGCCTGGAAAAACTCGATCCGACCAAGGCCTATCTTTTTCTCTCCAACCACCGCGACATTGTGTTTGACCCGATGATCGTCAATTACCTGTTGTTTCAGCAGGGCATGGAAACCGCCCGGATCGCGATCGGCGACAATCTATTGCAGAATCATGTGTTTGCCGAGCTTATGCGTTTGAATAAAAGCTTTCTCGTCCGACGCAATATGACCAGCGCGCGGGAAATGCGTGACGCTTTCTTTACGCTTTCATCCTTTATCAGCCATTGTATCGAGAACCGGCACAGCGTATGGATAGCCCAGCGGGAAGGGCGGGCCAAATCGGGGCTGGACCACACTGATCCGGCCATTATCAAGATGTTCTACATGAGCCGTAAGAAAGAGCCGGTTCCCTTCAGTGAGGCGATGAATCAGCTCAGTATTGTACCGGTCTCCATCAGCTATGAGCTGGATCCCTGCGATGGCGCCAAAGCCCGCGAGCTTGAAATACGCGAGCGAACGGGGCAATACACCAAAGCGCCCGATGAAGACACCCAGCAGATTCTGTTGGGGCTTTCAGGGCAAAAAGGCCATGTTCATGTGCATTTTGGGGAGGTAATAACCGATGCGCCGGATCAGCCGGTAGCGCTGGCTGGACAGATAGACCGGGAGATAAACGGCAACTATATGCTCCACGCCACCAACTGGGCGGCTTACCGCTTGCTCAACTCAGCAACCAGCGCTGTTCCGGAGACCATGCCGATACCTTTGCCAACTGCTGAACGCCTCAATCGCGCCACGGAACTTCTCGAACAGCGATTCGCCGCCTACGACCCGAACCTCCGGCCATATTTGCTGACAATGTATGCCAATCCCGTGGCGCAGGCACTGGCGCATTATGCAGAGCATCGCTCGGCGTGA
- a CDS encoding DUF2914 domain-containing protein, whose product MDTTTTDKTQRMRPGLPEELSIVYTEETELHWQRIISAILIVLAVLTVLGWILMNTVSAEKAAQVITAEPDVLNSIVEESTQTLPATELKAPVKDLESTIPALPQFEKQAEETSIPQSALPNVVQDMLPLYAHMPKKPLQTPAPPLVQDGFVQREASDSTQLTLDPNYVGTLQLTSNLSNKNPTDLLGGEINMDGQQLIKLYAYSELTNLKGERVFHEWYKGSKRMARIPVGVYLDNMRASSSKYIDPTMAGDWHLKIVRHNGEQLGRMDFRVNADS is encoded by the coding sequence ACTCCACTGGCAGCGGATTATCAGTGCCATTCTTATCGTTTTGGCCGTGCTGACGGTTCTCGGCTGGATATTGATGAATACAGTATCCGCAGAGAAGGCTGCTCAGGTTATTACTGCAGAGCCCGATGTCCTCAATTCGATCGTCGAGGAATCCACGCAAACTCTGCCAGCTACCGAGCTGAAAGCGCCTGTCAAAGATCTTGAGAGCACCATTCCGGCACTGCCTCAGTTCGAAAAACAGGCCGAGGAAACCAGCATCCCGCAGTCTGCGCTACCGAACGTCGTACAGGATATGCTGCCGTTGTACGCCCATATGCCCAAAAAGCCTTTGCAGACTCCGGCACCACCACTCGTGCAGGACGGTTTTGTCCAACGTGAAGCTTCTGACTCAACTCAGCTGACCCTTGATCCGAACTATGTCGGAACGCTTCAGCTGACCAGTAATCTGTCGAACAAAAATCCTACAGACCTGCTGGGCGGCGAGATTAACATGGACGGCCAGCAGCTGATTAAGCTTTATGCGTATTCAGAGCTCACCAATCTGAAAGGCGAGCGCGTATTCCACGAATGGTATAAAGGCTCAAAGCGTATGGCGCGCATTCCTGTCGGGGTATACCTGGACAATATGCGGGCATCTTCCAGCAAATATATTGACCCTACGATGGCGGGGGACTGGCACCTGAAAATCGTACGCCACAATGGCGAACAATTGGGTCGCATGGATTTCCGGGTTAACGCGGACTCGTAG
- a CDS encoding CocE/NonD family hydrolase gives MKTITSFPYEVREIENVFIPTRDGTRLAARIWLPVAAEQDPLPAILEYIPYRKRDLSRGRDDNNHAYMAGHGYVCVRVDMRGSGDSDGVLVDEYAPTEQQDAVDVIAWLAGQSWCNGKVGMMGISWGGFNSLQVAAQRPPALKAIISACSSDDLYSDNMHYMGGCLLGDNLSEATVMFAFNSLPPDPRIVGDRWREMWKERLEGSGLWLEKWLRHQRRSDYWKKSSICENYQAIQCPVYAIGGWADGFTNAVFRLMEHLEVPRKGLIGPWGHKYPHHGIPGPDIGFLQEALRWWDYWLKDKETGIMDEPMLRAWMQDSISPNASYEERPGRWVAEDYWPPSDIRLERFPLGRYYIVTDEKEKLDHHALTLQSPLSVGMHAGKWCSYAATPDLPGDQREEDGGALVFETRPLAETVELLGSTRLELNVMSDKPLGMIAARLSDVAEDGQVTRVSYGLLNLAHRNSDEHPEPMEPGRSYKVCLHLNGIAQQFPAGHRIRISLSTTYWPLAWAPPEPFTLTVMTGDSSVILPIRTPKDRDDHLTPFDEPEQAPDLPIKLLEPSVHNWRMIRDLASNESTLEVINDQGRFRIEETGTEIARKTLEWYSSQGHDFTSLRGETYTERGFRRDDWDVEVITRTVLTSTETDFHVHAQLDAFESDERIYSQNWTYAIPRDHV, from the coding sequence GTGAAGACGATCACCTCATTCCCTTACGAAGTGCGGGAGATAGAAAACGTCTTTATTCCCACACGGGACGGTACCCGACTGGCGGCGCGTATCTGGCTGCCAGTTGCGGCCGAGCAGGACCCGCTACCCGCAATTCTTGAATATATTCCCTACCGCAAGCGAGACCTGAGCCGCGGGCGCGATGACAACAATCACGCCTATATGGCGGGGCACGGTTATGTCTGCGTCCGGGTGGACATGCGTGGCAGCGGGGACTCAGACGGCGTGCTGGTCGATGAGTACGCGCCGACAGAGCAACAGGACGCCGTCGATGTGATCGCCTGGCTGGCCGGGCAGAGCTGGTGCAACGGCAAAGTCGGAATGATGGGGATCTCCTGGGGTGGTTTCAACAGCCTTCAGGTTGCGGCCCAACGCCCACCAGCTCTGAAGGCCATCATCAGCGCCTGTTCGAGCGACGACCTCTACTCCGACAACATGCACTACATGGGTGGCTGCCTGCTGGGCGACAACCTGTCGGAGGCTACAGTCATGTTTGCTTTCAACAGCCTGCCGCCAGACCCACGCATAGTAGGGGACCGCTGGCGCGAAATGTGGAAAGAGCGTCTGGAAGGCAGCGGGCTCTGGCTGGAGAAGTGGCTCCGACACCAGCGCCGCAGCGATTACTGGAAGAAAAGCTCTATTTGCGAGAACTACCAGGCTATTCAGTGTCCGGTGTACGCAATAGGCGGCTGGGCTGACGGGTTTACCAACGCCGTTTTCCGACTAATGGAGCACCTTGAGGTTCCGCGCAAAGGGCTGATCGGTCCATGGGGTCACAAATACCCCCATCATGGTATACCGGGTCCCGACATTGGGTTTCTGCAGGAAGCCTTACGCTGGTGGGATTATTGGCTCAAAGACAAAGAAACCGGGATTATGGATGAGCCGATGTTGCGTGCGTGGATGCAGGACAGTATAAGTCCCAACGCGTCTTACGAAGAACGGCCCGGACGATGGGTGGCGGAGGACTACTGGCCCCCCTCCGACATCAGGCTGGAACGCTTCCCGCTGGGACGCTATTACATCGTCACCGATGAGAAAGAGAAGCTTGATCATCATGCCCTGACGTTGCAGAGCCCCCTGAGTGTGGGCATGCATGCAGGCAAGTGGTGCTCCTACGCCGCTACGCCGGATTTGCCGGGCGACCAGCGCGAGGAAGATGGCGGCGCGCTTGTTTTTGAAACCCGGCCACTGGCCGAAACCGTAGAGCTTTTAGGCAGCACACGTCTTGAACTGAACGTGATGTCGGACAAACCGCTGGGGATGATTGCTGCGCGGCTATCCGATGTGGCCGAGGATGGGCAGGTCACACGGGTAAGCTATGGGCTGCTCAATCTGGCCCACCGAAACAGCGACGAACACCCGGAACCCATGGAGCCCGGGCGCAGTTACAAAGTCTGCCTGCATCTTAACGGGATTGCTCAGCAATTCCCCGCAGGCCATCGTATCCGCATCTCACTGTCGACTACTTATTGGCCTTTAGCCTGGGCTCCGCCTGAGCCTTTCACGCTAACCGTGATGACGGGCGACAGCAGCGTCATCCTGCCAATACGCACGCCCAAGGATCGCGATGACCACCTGACACCCTTTGACGAGCCCGAACAGGCGCCGGATCTTCCCATCAAATTGCTCGAGCCAAGCGTGCACAATTGGCGAATGATCAGAGATCTGGCCAGCAACGAGTCTACGCTGGAAGTCATTAACGACCAGGGGCGCTTTCGGATTGAGGAAACCGGTACTGAAATTGCCCGCAAGACGCTTGAATGGTATAGCTCCCAGGGGCACGATTTTACTTCGCTCAGAGGGGAGACCTATACCGAGCGGGGCTTTCGTCGGGATGACTGGGACGTGGAAGTGATAACACGCACCGTGCTGACCTCCACGGAGACCGATTTTCACGTTCATGCCCAGTTGGATGCGTTCGAGTCAGATGAGCGGATTTATTCGCAGAACTGGACGTACGCTATACCTCGGGACCATGTTTAG